One stretch of Cydia pomonella isolate Wapato2018A chromosome 24, ilCydPomo1, whole genome shotgun sequence DNA includes these proteins:
- the LOC133531179 gene encoding tetraspanin-12-like has protein sequence MASKIGLHVLNVVFTIFGLILFSGSIGFFCYINMFVTLRNSNHYLLDYNVYWPQAVPWMFLVTSLFVIFSACCGCIGAKKNSKSMVTTYGIFVSVATALLMGIAIVALVCADGPRTDNFIRDTIWDAYSQMKDHPELEQYFGNVEKRLYCCGADSPRDYVSWRNEFPQSCCDVIRYNFLDSYPIDCSTTNKLANERHGCSEVAAQYARIGIKVLSGVSIFTALIGLLTLAVAFSTSKKIKNRRRPDVIDGRELESKKVLL, from the coding sequence ATGGCTTCCAAAATAGGCCTGCACGTGCTAAATGTCGTCTTCACGATATTCGGACTGATCCTCTTCAGTGGTTCTATCGGATTTTTCTGTTACATCAACATGTTCGTAACGCTTCGTAACAGTAATCATTACCTACTGGACTATAATGTGTACTGGCCTCAAGCGGTCCCGTGGATGTTCTTAGTTACTTCACTGTTTGTGATCTTCAGTGCCTGCTGCGGATGTATCGGGGCCAAGAAAAACAGTAAGTCGATGGTTACTACTTACGGGATATTCGTCTCTGTAGCTACAGCTTTACTAATGGGCATAGCCATAGTTGCCTTAGTTTGCGCCGACGGTCCCAGAACAGATAACTTTATCAGAGACACAATCTGGGACGCATATTCGCAAATGAAAGACCATCCTGAACTTGAACAGTACTTTGGAAACGTTGAGAAACGTCTATATTGCTGCGGCGCAGATAGCCCCAGAGATTACGTCAGCTGGAGGAATGAATTCCCGCAGTCATGCTGTGATGTCATCAGGTACAATTTCCTAGATTCCTACCCGATTGACTGTAGCACAACCAACAAGCTAGCCAACGAGAGACACGGATGTTCAGAAGTCGCAGCCCAATATGCAAGAATCGGCATCAAAGTTTTATCCGGAGTCTCGATTTTCACTGCATTAATTGGGTTGTTAACGCTCGCTGTCGCTTTTTCAACGTCCAAGAAAATCAAGAACAGGAGGAGACCTGATGTGATAGATGGAAGAGAATTAGAGAGCAAGAAAGTGCTGCTGTAA
- the LOC133531077 gene encoding CD63 antigen-like, which produces MRKVILYILNILYALFGLALFLGGVAFCIYVAQFTALRNTHHYKLDFSLYWPQVIPVVACLAGIFVIFVSCCGCCTASKNNKGFTIMQSIFILITLIVLITCAALTLKYGDNEETDVYLIDALTDGFSEAKTSQNHQEMFSRIESWLGCCGAEGSSSYRPHGVHYLPQSCCGYSEDSNQKCEFTSKEATDRHGCVKVVVSYSRLFLRVLAAAAAVAAFFGILSLVATLALSIGLKKKPAVYEATDIETKKGLL; this is translated from the coding sequence ATGCGTAAAGTAATTCTTTATATCCTAAATATTCTCTACGCCCTTTTCGGGCTCGCGTTATTCCTCGGTGGTGTCGCGTTTTGTATATACGTGGCCCAGTTTACTGCCTTGAGGAACACCCATCATTATAAATTGGACTTCAGCTTGTATTGGCCTCAAGTGATACCAGTCGTCGCTTGCTTGGCTGGGATCTTCGTGATCTTCGTCAGCTGCTGTGGCTGCTGCACTGCTTCGAAGAACAACAAGGGCTTCACAATTATGCAGTCTATCTTTATCCTGATCACCTTAATAGTGCTTATAACCTGTGCTGCCTTAACGTTGAAATATGGCGATAATGAAGAAACAGACGTGTATTTGATTGACGCGCTAACAGACGGATTTTCTGAAGCGAAAACGAGTCAGAATCACCAGGAGATGTTCTCAAGGATCGAAAGCTGGCTTGGTTGCTGCGGCGCTGAAGGATCATCAAGCTATAGGCCTCATGGCGTGCATTATTTACCTCAATCCTGCTGCGGATATTCAGAAGATTCTAATCAAAAATGCGAATTCACATCCAAGGAGGCTACTGATAGGCATGGCTGTGTAAAAGTAGTTGTTTCTTACAGCAGATTATTCCTAAGAGTTTTAGCTGCGGCTGCTGCCGTCGCAGCCTTCTTTGGAATCTTAAGTTTAGTAGCTACTTTAGCATTATCGATAGGACTGAAGAAAAAGCCAGCAGTGTATGAAGCGACGGACATCGAGACGAAGAAAGGACTTTTGTAA